From Streptomyces sp. SCSIO 75703:
GCCCCGCCGCCTCCGGCGACACCCTCGCCTCCCCCATGCAGGGCACCATCGTCAAAATCGCCGTCGAAGACGGACAAGAGGTCAAGGAAGGCGACCTCATCGTCGTCCTCGAAGCCATGAAGATGGAACAGCCCCTCAACGCCCACAAGTCCGGCACCATCAAGGGCCTCAGCGCCCAAGTCGGCGCCTCCCTCACCTCCGGCGCCCCCATCTGCGAGATCAAGGACTGACGGAACCCGTACGAGGGACACCCCGTCGGGTGACCCCCGGGGCGAGCGGGAGGGACGCGGAGCCGGTCAGCGCCGGCGCAGATCCGCGACCCGGGCCCGCTCGGCCCCGGGGTTCTGTTCGTTCAGGGCGGTCGTGCGCACGCCGGCGCCCGCGCCGGGGGCCTGGCGGCGGGGTCCGGGCAGCGGCACGTCCCGGCGCTGCCGGCCCCCGGCGGCCGGATCGGCCGCGGCAGGGCCGCCTCCGGGGCCCTTCGGGCCGGAGCCGCCGCCGGACGCGCCGGCCACGGCGATCTGTACGCCCTGGTCGGCGAGGGCCTGCAACTCGGTGCCGGCGCGGTCGTCGTGGGCGAGGGGTTCGTCGGTGACCAGGCGGGTGATGAGGTCGGTGGGCACGGTCTGGAACATGGTGTCCGTGCCCAGCTTGGTGTGGTCGGCGAGGACCACCACCTCGGCGGCGGCCTGTACCAGGGCACGGTCGACGGAGGCGGAGAGCATGTTGGACGTGGACAGACCCCGCTCGGCGGTCAGTCCGCTCCCGGACAGGAACGCCTTGGAGACCCGCAGCCCCTGGAGGGACTGCTCGGCGCCCGATCCGACCAGGGCGTAGTTGGAACCGCGGAGGGTACCGCCGGTCATCACCACCTCCACCCGGTTGGCGTGGGCCAGGGCCTGCGCGACCAGGAGGGAGTTGGTGACCACGGTCAGGCCGGGGACCCGCGCGAGCCGGCGGGCCAGCTCCTGCGTGGTCGTACCGGCGCCGACGACGATGGCCTCGCCTTCGGACACGAATCCCGCGGCGAGGTCGGCGATGGCCGTCTTCTCCGCGGTCGCGAGATGGGACTTCTGCGGAAAGCCGGACTCCCGCGTGAATCCGCCCGGCAGTACCGCACCGCCGTGCCGGCGGTCGAGGAGTCCTTCTGCCTCCAGCGCGCGCACGTCCCGCCGTACGGTCACTTCGGAGGTCTGGACGACGCGGGCGAGCTCACGGAGCGACACGGCCCCGTTCGCTCGCACCATTTCGAGGATCAATTGGCGACGTTCTGCAGCGAACACGAAACTGACAGTAACCCCAACGACCGTCTGCTTTCAGCAGTATGCGCCGAATTACAGAAGTTGTTCGCACGGCCGTCGCGGAGGTGGTATGGGAGCCTACGCCCCGCGCCTATGCCACGCGCACGTCCCCTGACCGCCCGTGACCACGGCACACCGGTTCCGGCCGCGGGACCACCCGTCCGGGGGGTGGGCGGTCACCTTGCGTACGGTTCCGGCCGCCGGGCGCGCCGCCGGTCCTCTTGATCACACCGGCACGCAAAGGGTCCGGATCGTGCCCGCATCGGCACCTCGGATGCCCGGCGACGACCGTCCGGGGCCGTTACGACTCGCCGCCGTTCTTGCGGGTGTGGAGCTGGCGGGCCACCTCGGCGATGGAGCCGGAGAGCGACGGGTAGACGGTGAAGGCGTTGGCGATCTGCTCCACCGTCAGGTTGTTGTCGACGGCGATCGAGATGGGGTGGATGAGTTCCGAGGCGCGCGGCGCGACGACGACGCCGCCGACCACGATCTCGGTGCCCGGCCGGCAGAAGATCTTGACGAAGCCGTCCCGGATGCCCTGCATCTTGGCGCGCGGGTTGCGCAGCAGCGGCAGTTTGACGACCCGGGCGTCGATCCTGCCGGAGTCGACGTCGGCCTGGCTGTAGCCGACGGTGGCGATCTCGGGGTCGGTGAAGACGTTCGCCGAGACGGTCTTGAGGTCGAGCGGGGCCACCGCGTCGCCGAGGAAGTGGTACATGGCGATGCGCCCCTGCATGGCGGCCACCGAGGCGAGGGCGAAGACGCCGGTCACGTCGCCGGCCGCGTAGACGCCCGGGGCGGTGGTGCGCGAGACGCGGTCGGTGAGGATGTGCCCGGAGTCGCGCAGCCGCACCCCGGCCTCCTCCAGGCCCATGCCCGCGCTGTTGGGGACGGCGCCGACGGCCATCAGGCAGTGCGAGCCGGTGATGACCCGCCCGTCGGCGAGGGCGACCTCCACCCGGTCCCCGACCCGCTTGGCGGACTGGGCGCGGGAGCGGGCCATGACGTTCATGCCGCGGCGCCGGAAGACGTCCTCCAGGACGGCGGCGGCGTCGGGGTCCTCGCCGGGCAGCACCCGGTCACGGGAGGAGACGAGGGTGACCTTGGAACCGAGCGCCTGGTAGGCGCCGGCGAACTCGGCGCCGGTCACGCCGGAGCCGACCACGATGAGCTCCTCGGGCAGCTCGTCGAGGTCGTAGACCTGGGTCCAGTTGAGGATGCGCTCGCCGTCGGGGCGGGCGTCGGCCAGCTCGCGCGGGTGCCCGCCGGTGGCGACGAGCACGGCGTCCGCGGTGAGGGTCTCCTCGCTGCCGTCGGCGGCCCGCACGACCACCTTGCGGGAGCCGTCGAGGGCCTGCATGCCCTCCAGCCGGCCGCGTCCGCGCATCACGCGCGCGCCCGCGCGGGTGACGGAGGCGGTGATGTCGTGGGACTGCGCCAGCGCGAGCCGTTTGACCCGGCGGTTGACCTTGCCCAGGTCCACGCCGACCACGCGGGCGGCCCGCTCCAGGGGCGGCGTGTCGTCGGCGACGATGATGCCCAGCTCCTCGTAGGAGGAGTCGAAGGTGGTCATCACCTCCGCCGTGGCGATCAGGGTCTTGGACGGCACGCAGTCGGTCAGCACCGACGCCCCGCCCAGACCGTCGCAGTCGACGACGGTCACCTCCGCGCCGAGCTGCGCGGCCACCAGCGCCGCTTCGTATCCGCCGGGTCCGCCACCGATGATCACGATCCGAGTCACGTACTCCATTGTCCCGCACCCCGCCGCGCCGAGCCGCCCGGGGGCACGTCCGTGACGGAAGTGGCCCCCGGGGCGCCCTGCCGTACGCTCGTGGCATGTCGCTCTACGCCGCGTACGCCGGCAACCTCGACGCGCGGCTGATGACCCGCCGCGCCCCGCATTCGCCGCTGCGCGCCACCGGCTGGCTGAACGGGTGGCGGCTGACGTTCGGGGGCGAGCACATGGGCTGGGAGGGCGCGCTGGCGACCCTCGTCGAGGACCCCCTCTCCCAGGTCTTCGTCGCCCTCTACGACATCGCCCCGATGGACGAGGAGTCGCTGGACCGCTGGGAGGGCGTGGGCCTGGACATCTACCGGCGCACGCGCGTGCGCGTGCACACCCTGGACGGCGAGGACGGCGCCTGGACCTACGTCCTCAATGGCTACGAGGGCGGCCTGCCCTCGGCGCGCTACCTGGGCGAGGTGGCCGACGCGGCCGAGTCGGCGGGGGCGCCGCACGACTACGTGATGGAGCTGCGCAAGCGTCCCTGCTGAGGGGGCCCGCCGGAAACGAC
This genomic window contains:
- a CDS encoding DeoR/GlpR family DNA-binding transcription regulator → MFAAERRQLILEMVRANGAVSLRELARVVQTSEVTVRRDVRALEAEGLLDRRHGGAVLPGGFTRESGFPQKSHLATAEKTAIADLAAGFVSEGEAIVVGAGTTTQELARRLARVPGLTVVTNSLLVAQALAHANRVEVVMTGGTLRGSNYALVGSGAEQSLQGLRVSKAFLSGSGLTAERGLSTSNMLSASVDRALVQAAAEVVVLADHTKLGTDTMFQTVPTDLITRLVTDEPLAHDDRAGTELQALADQGVQIAVAGASGGGSGPKGPGGGPAAADPAAGGRQRRDVPLPGPRRQAPGAGAGVRTTALNEQNPGAERARVADLRRR
- a CDS encoding NAD(P)H-quinone dehydrogenase; translated protein: MEYVTRIVIIGGGPGGYEAALVAAQLGAEVTVVDCDGLGGASVLTDCVPSKTLIATAEVMTTFDSSYEELGIIVADDTPPLERAARVVGVDLGKVNRRVKRLALAQSHDITASVTRAGARVMRGRGRLEGMQALDGSRKVVVRAADGSEETLTADAVLVATGGHPRELADARPDGERILNWTQVYDLDELPEELIVVGSGVTGAEFAGAYQALGSKVTLVSSRDRVLPGEDPDAAAVLEDVFRRRGMNVMARSRAQSAKRVGDRVEVALADGRVITGSHCLMAVGAVPNSAGMGLEEAGVRLRDSGHILTDRVSRTTAPGVYAAGDVTGVFALASVAAMQGRIAMYHFLGDAVAPLDLKTVSANVFTDPEIATVGYSQADVDSGRIDARVVKLPLLRNPRAKMQGIRDGFVKIFCRPGTEIVVGGVVVAPRASELIHPISIAVDNNLTVEQIANAFTVYPSLSGSIAEVARQLHTRKNGGES
- a CDS encoding gamma-glutamylcyclotransferase, which produces MSLYAAYAGNLDARLMTRRAPHSPLRATGWLNGWRLTFGGEHMGWEGALATLVEDPLSQVFVALYDIAPMDEESLDRWEGVGLDIYRRTRVRVHTLDGEDGAWTYVLNGYEGGLPSARYLGEVADAAESAGAPHDYVMELRKRPC